The Psychrobium sp. MM17-31 genome window below encodes:
- the recD gene encoding exodeoxyribonuclease V subunit alpha, translated as MSLEKTEIIDNSDKMQALLTQLEQLSRDKHIRVLDYQFARFIARFEPSPLVVLAAAVASYQSGQGHVCVYLDNNQLDTLFNLPPFVRSSLLTPLFNAVNSSASQWQQDMTQALNNSKNVGENAPLMLVANRLYLQRYWHSEQAISQFLHQRSTTIAHSDIAARLNDLFRVDIAFCWQQLQALKAQGLKLDSFCSDYFHLREDIGVDSEAMAQYLSNIDSIAELEELYQQFSPAQRIDWQQVAVAQASASKFSVISGGPGTGKTTTVIKLLALLVGQALDNNQSLNIELVAPTGKAAARLTESISGAIKRLNVDEQLKQLIPTQASTIHRLLGVIPNRQAFKHNKSNKLHVDVLIVDEASMIDISLMSKLFDAIAPHTKLVLLGDKDQLSSVEAGAVFADICHGISNGPNYSQQTKTWLTEQMGFVIDELCHNNQQGSVIDDSLCLLQKSYRFNEKSGIGVLASAVNRSDISALQAVWQQGFDDIALHTQDKPQQAVIRLASLGYQDYLTNANALSNAVGVEALLAQFGEFQLLAPTKNGALGVDTLNEKIEQQLIKHQLIAPKQGVWYIGRPVMITSNDHSLQLYNGDIGIVLPDFDGDERSPNRVYFKMADGSIKSFLPSRLPDCDTVYAMTIHKSQGSEFEHVVMAMPETFSPLLTKELLYTGITRAKKSVEIFSDAGILQKMALAHTKRFSGLVNLLSS; from the coding sequence ATGAGTCTAGAAAAAACTGAAATTATTGATAACAGCGATAAAATGCAAGCGCTATTGACTCAGTTAGAGCAACTGTCCCGCGATAAACATATTCGAGTGCTTGATTATCAATTTGCGCGCTTTATCGCGCGGTTTGAGCCTTCACCGCTGGTGGTGCTAGCGGCTGCTGTAGCTAGTTATCAATCGGGGCAGGGGCATGTTTGTGTTTATCTTGATAATAACCAGTTAGATACCTTATTCAATTTACCACCTTTTGTGCGAAGCAGCTTGTTAACACCGTTGTTTAATGCCGTTAATTCAAGTGCGAGCCAATGGCAGCAAGACATGACTCAGGCGCTTAATAATAGCAAGAATGTTGGTGAGAACGCGCCGTTAATGTTGGTGGCAAACCGCTTGTATCTACAGCGTTATTGGCACAGTGAACAAGCGATTAGCCAATTTCTTCATCAGCGCTCGACAACCATAGCGCACAGCGATATAGCCGCTCGTTTAAATGACTTGTTTCGAGTCGATATAGCTTTTTGCTGGCAGCAATTACAAGCTCTTAAAGCGCAAGGGCTAAAATTAGATAGCTTTTGCAGTGATTATTTTCACCTGCGAGAAGATATCGGCGTTGATAGCGAGGCGATGGCGCAATATCTCAGCAATATCGATTCTATAGCGGAACTAGAAGAACTCTATCAACAGTTCTCTCCTGCACAGCGTATCGACTGGCAACAAGTGGCCGTTGCCCAAGCAAGTGCCAGTAAATTTAGCGTGATTTCAGGGGGGCCTGGCACAGGTAAAACGACGACGGTGATTAAACTGTTGGCATTGCTGGTGGGACAAGCACTTGATAACAACCAAAGCTTAAACATCGAGCTTGTAGCACCGACAGGTAAGGCAGCTGCGCGATTAACCGAATCTATTAGCGGCGCAATTAAGCGGTTAAATGTCGATGAACAGTTAAAACAGCTGATTCCGACGCAAGCGAGTACTATTCATCGATTACTCGGTGTTATTCCCAACAGGCAGGCGTTTAAGCACAATAAGAGCAATAAACTGCACGTCGATGTGCTGATTGTTGATGAAGCATCCATGATTGATATTAGTTTGATGAGTAAGCTGTTTGATGCCATCGCTCCTCATACTAAGTTGGTGCTGCTAGGCGATAAAGATCAGCTTTCTTCAGTAGAAGCTGGCGCTGTGTTTGCTGATATCTGTCATGGCATTAGTAATGGCCCTAATTACAGCCAGCAAACCAAAACCTGGTTAACGGAGCAAATGGGATTTGTTATTGATGAACTGTGCCACAATAATCAGCAGGGCAGCGTCATAGATGACAGTTTATGTTTATTGCAAAAGAGTTATCGCTTTAACGAAAAATCCGGTATCGGCGTACTTGCTAGTGCCGTCAATCGAAGTGATATCAGTGCATTGCAGGCCGTGTGGCAACAAGGCTTTGACGATATAGCGCTTCATACGCAAGACAAACCACAGCAGGCGGTAATTCGATTGGCATCCCTTGGCTATCAAGATTATCTCACCAATGCCAACGCATTGAGCAACGCTGTTGGCGTTGAAGCGCTGTTGGCGCAATTTGGCGAATTTCAATTACTGGCCCCTACTAAAAATGGTGCACTTGGGGTGGATACCCTTAACGAGAAAATAGAACAGCAGCTCATTAAACATCAGCTTATTGCCCCTAAACAAGGTGTATGGTACATCGGTCGTCCGGTGATGATCACCAGTAACGATCACAGCCTCCAGTTATACAATGGTGATATTGGAATTGTACTGCCTGACTTTGATGGCGATGAGCGCAGTCCTAATCGGGTCTACTTTAAAATGGCTGACGGCAGCATAAAATCATTCTTACCATCGCGATTACCTGATTGTGACACTGTTTATGCAATGACGATTCACAAATCGCAAGGCTCAGAGTTCGAGCACGTGGTAATGGCGATGCCAGAAACTTTTTCGCCACTACTCACTAAAGAATTGCTGTATACGGGCATTACCCGCGCCAAGAAATCGGTGGAAATATTTAGTGATGCGGGGATTTTGCAAAAGATGGCGCTGGCACATACCAAGCGATTTAGTGGCTTAGTCAACTTGTTAAGTTCGTGA
- a CDS encoding sensor histidine kinase, which produces MIKLNIKTRIVVFVVLFELVAYGAIQIFNHVIYKKELLALKTQEIQQIFHVGNEKINAVTLLLERNAIHLAEVGEHLYQLKQQQELKDDQLVDLFRQSLISNFRGFPEAVGGGIWYEPYAYDKREQFFGPYAYNTDKGVEFTWSLSTIEYNYHSMDWYQVAVKSNWGSDQPAYKPVIWTPPYVDDAATYSLMMTVDATMYDDNRKPIGISTVDWSLADITKFISGLNVTPNSQNFMIHIDSQQILSFPALLADQAQWQSLPWFNEFFIDIPVDSLMQIADIELSGVLYQVYFTRTQSGFIFGSLIPASDLENDVNEITWITLLMGSLIGLLFLAVLLVFLRLLFSPFDRVLAQIKASITHEEVDNEVVTVHAIDYPQRNEFTPIIEALNEVYGQVNTYISDISLHNARLKVSKLEVKRLNEQLEEKVIERTEQLRLKTEEAQASLTHLQNTQRQLIEQEKHASLGRLVAGVSHEINTPLGVSITACSYIFDELERLKEKIADQSLTKNDFEQRVQRIAESAQVLEVNLKRTGELVSSFKQLAVEECDEDIREFDIADYLVELIATLKPKVNRHEHHINVFKAPKPISIRSNPAAISLVISNIVDNALTHAFRQPHGHIFVEMQDLKNEMCIVIKDDGDGMDEEVASLIFDPFFTTTRGGGNSGLGMHIVYNIVTQQLHGNIECRSTLGNGTEFVITLPKD; this is translated from the coding sequence ATGATTAAGCTCAACATAAAAACCAGAATCGTTGTTTTCGTTGTACTCTTTGAATTAGTCGCTTATGGCGCGATTCAAATATTTAATCATGTCATCTATAAGAAGGAACTTTTAGCGTTAAAAACCCAAGAAATTCAACAAATCTTCCATGTTGGTAACGAAAAAATCAACGCTGTTACACTACTCCTAGAGCGCAATGCAATACATTTAGCCGAAGTTGGCGAGCACCTTTATCAACTCAAGCAACAACAAGAGCTCAAAGACGATCAACTCGTCGATTTATTTCGGCAGTCACTGATTAGTAACTTTAGAGGTTTCCCTGAAGCCGTTGGTGGCGGCATTTGGTATGAGCCATACGCCTATGATAAGCGAGAACAATTTTTCGGTCCTTATGCTTATAACACCGACAAAGGGGTCGAGTTTACCTGGAGCTTGAGTACCATAGAGTACAATTATCACAGCATGGATTGGTACCAAGTGGCAGTGAAGTCTAACTGGGGAAGCGACCAGCCAGCCTACAAACCGGTCATTTGGACTCCGCCCTATGTCGATGATGCCGCTACTTATTCGTTAATGATGACGGTCGACGCCACCATGTATGACGATAATCGCAAGCCCATTGGCATTTCAACAGTGGATTGGTCTTTGGCGGATATTACCAAATTTATCAGTGGTTTAAACGTCACGCCAAATTCACAAAATTTCATGATCCACATTGATTCACAGCAGATCCTGAGTTTTCCTGCGTTACTTGCAGATCAGGCTCAGTGGCAGTCATTGCCATGGTTTAATGAATTTTTTATCGATATTCCCGTCGACTCTCTGATGCAAATTGCCGATATTGAATTGTCTGGCGTGTTATATCAGGTCTATTTCACTCGCACCCAATCTGGTTTTATCTTTGGCTCATTGATCCCAGCTAGCGATTTAGAAAACGATGTCAATGAAATTACTTGGATTACCTTATTAATGGGCAGTCTTATTGGCTTACTATTTTTAGCAGTTTTACTGGTGTTTCTGCGCTTATTATTTTCACCATTTGACCGTGTATTAGCACAGATAAAAGCGTCGATTACTCATGAAGAAGTCGATAACGAAGTTGTCACTGTGCATGCGATTGATTATCCACAGCGCAATGAATTTACGCCAATTATTGAAGCGCTAAACGAAGTGTACGGCCAAGTTAACACCTATATTAGTGATATTTCTCTGCATAATGCGCGGTTAAAAGTTTCCAAGCTAGAAGTAAAGCGCCTCAATGAGCAATTGGAAGAAAAAGTTATTGAACGCACTGAACAACTGCGCCTGAAAACCGAAGAAGCACAGGCTTCCCTCACTCACTTGCAAAACACTCAACGTCAACTTATCGAGCAAGAGAAGCATGCCTCGCTAGGACGTCTCGTCGCGGGAGTTTCGCATGAAATCAACACGCCACTGGGGGTAAGTATCACCGCCTGCTCTTACATCTTTGATGAACTAGAGCGCCTCAAAGAAAAAATCGCAGATCAATCGTTAACCAAAAACGATTTCGAGCAGCGCGTGCAACGTATTGCCGAAAGTGCTCAAGTACTTGAGGTCAATTTAAAACGCACCGGCGAGCTTGTATCAAGCTTTAAACAACTCGCGGTTGAAGAGTGTGACGAAGATATTCGCGAATTTGATATCGCTGATTATTTGGTAGAACTTATTGCGACTCTTAAGCCTAAAGTGAATCGCCACGAACACCATATTAATGTGTTTAAAGCGCCAAAACCTATCAGTATTCGCTCTAACCCTGCTGCGATTTCACTCGTTATTAGCAATATTGTTGATAACGCATTAACGCACGCCTTTAGACAGCCTCATGGCCATATCTTTGTAGAAATGCAGGATCTGAAAAATGAAATGTGTATTGTCATCAAAGACGATGGCGACGGCATGGATGAAGAAGTGGCTAGCCTGATTTTTGATCCATTCTTTACCACCACTCGCGGTGGGGGCAATAGCGGTTTAGGCATGCACATCGTTTACAACATTGTCACGCAGCAGTTACATGGCAATATTGAATGTAGAAGCACATTAGGGAACGGTACAGAGTTTGTGATTACCCTGCCTAAAGATTAA
- a CDS encoding DMT family transporter, producing MSNFLQLVFLGAVWGASFLFMRVAAIPLGPAVLIEGRVLSAAIVLSLIGLYWRKNLNLMRHPKHFLILGVVNTGLPFLLFAYAAQTLNVSTLAILNSTAPIWSAIIGAVWYKTRLSLSVIVGLILGICGVVILVGWDAIKLGSNAILPIIAGAGAAFCYGVATNYASHAPKIEAYSNAHGNMWAAAILVLPVIAFLPAAGPVDANIVIAVLMLGILCTAIAYLIYFNLVAQIGPSSTLSVTFLIPVFGILWGNLFLGEPVGLNTLFGGTLVIIGTMYVTGFSPKMLLKRKTAQPN from the coding sequence ATGTCCAACTTTTTACAGTTAGTTTTTCTCGGCGCAGTTTGGGGAGCATCTTTTTTGTTTATGCGAGTTGCCGCTATTCCCCTTGGCCCAGCCGTACTCATTGAAGGTCGCGTTCTTTCTGCCGCTATTGTGCTTAGTTTGATTGGCTTGTACTGGCGCAAAAATCTCAATCTTATGAGGCATCCAAAACACTTTTTGATCTTAGGTGTTGTGAACACTGGATTACCGTTTTTGCTCTTTGCCTATGCAGCACAAACCCTTAATGTTTCTACGTTAGCTATCTTAAATTCTACAGCTCCCATATGGAGTGCCATTATTGGCGCTGTTTGGTATAAAACTCGCTTGTCACTGTCGGTGATTGTGGGATTGATTTTAGGGATCTGTGGCGTTGTTATTCTAGTCGGATGGGATGCAATTAAACTGGGCTCTAATGCGATACTGCCAATTATCGCTGGTGCCGGAGCTGCATTTTGTTATGGCGTTGCAACTAACTATGCGAGTCACGCGCCGAAAATAGAAGCCTATAGTAATGCCCATGGCAACATGTGGGCTGCGGCAATATTAGTGTTGCCAGTCATTGCCTTTTTACCAGCTGCCGGCCCCGTTGATGCGAATATCGTTATTGCCGTGCTAATGCTCGGCATTTTATGTACCGCTATTGCATATCTCATTTATTTCAATTTAGTCGCCCAAATTGGCCCTTCATCCACGCTTTCAGTTACCTTTTTGATTCCCGTTTTTGGCATATTATGGGGTAACTTATTCTTAGGTGAGCCAGTGGGGCTCAATACCTTATTTGGCGGAACCTTGGTAATCATAGGCACCATGTATGTCACTGGTTTTTCACCTAAAATGCTCTTAAAAAGGAAAACAGCACAGCCAAATTAA
- the pdxH gene encoding pyridoxamine 5'-phosphate oxidase, whose amino-acid sequence MSFLTKLRCLITAGQGVTGSNVNVDVLDDPIAMFGQWFKQAQEAGIVLPESLTLATATPEGKPSARVVLLKSFDDSGFVFFTNYGSRKGKELTDNPHAAMVFHWNILQRQVRVEGSIERVSEAESLAYFHSRPRGSQIGAWASYQSSEIDSRETLAAKVKEIEAKYAGQEIPLPPFWGGFKLTPHTIELWQGRADRLHDRYTFTKDDADNWQRKLLSP is encoded by the coding sequence ATGTCGTTTCTCACTAAATTACGCTGCTTAATAACAGCAGGACAAGGGGTGACTGGGTCGAATGTCAACGTCGATGTACTTGACGATCCTATCGCGATGTTTGGCCAGTGGTTTAAACAAGCCCAAGAGGCGGGTATCGTATTGCCTGAATCACTAACCTTGGCAACGGCTACACCTGAAGGTAAGCCCTCAGCTCGTGTGGTGTTATTAAAGTCCTTTGATGATAGTGGGTTTGTGTTCTTTACCAATTACGGCTCTCGTAAGGGTAAAGAGCTTACAGATAACCCCCATGCTGCCATGGTTTTCCATTGGAATATTCTGCAGCGTCAAGTTCGCGTTGAAGGCAGCATAGAGCGCGTTAGCGAAGCAGAGTCTTTGGCTTATTTCCATTCGCGTCCTCGCGGCAGTCAAATTGGCGCATGGGCGTCATATCAAAGTAGTGAAATCGATAGCCGAGAAACGCTGGCGGCGAAAGTAAAAGAAATTGAAGCGAAATACGCAGGACAAGAGATCCCACTGCCACCGTTTTGGGGCGGCTTTAAACTAACACCGCATACTATTGAGTTGTGGCAGGGCCGTGCCGATCGCCTACACGACCGTTATACCTTTACCAAAGACGATGCCGATAATTGGCAACGCAAATTGTTATCGCCGTAA
- the recB gene encoding exodeoxyribonuclease V subunit beta, with amino-acid sequence MTNISTQNISNKNTSTQNTPQQLNVMSLPLVGERLIEASAGTGKTYTIAGLYLRLLLGHGGDNAHPRPLSVDEILVVTFTEAATSELRDRIRSRIVQTRQAFIAGFSDDPLISQLLDSVVDHKQAEQLLLNAVRQMDEAAIFTIHGFCQRMLKEHAFESGSYFETEFITEQADIRTQAIEDFWREHFYHTNSASDFMLAKLVASLYQSPQDLLRDITRYLTDPYLQFNAPLSQTSLTQSLDSIISEIDSFKSKWLAAYGEIATHLKESGVDKRSYSTRNLPKWLDEVTDWAQQQTTSIILPKSLEKFDSAILVEKTKKGAAPSLPIFDDVHKFRQTDVDLKPAILAKAIHYTRAHVTAHKKQQSLMSFDDLLVNLSSALDHQVSPQAETLASKIRTQYPLAMIDEFQDTDLMQYQIFSTIYGQQAAAGLLMIGDPKQAIYSFRGADIFTYIKARNSVENHYTLGTNYRSTPDMVAATNALFEQAEAPFIYRDDIGFSAVKSVPTATTFTIDDKPQGAISQWLVDGEDTLSNGDYQAKMALACANQINDILTKANHGHAGFEKDGELRPVKASDIAVLVRTGREAQMVKEQLSKQGIASVYLSNRDSIFASSLVQDCARLLHAIANPNDGRAIRSAMATPLMAQSLLQLERLNNDEQAWQQLVDECHYYLGRWQRVGVLAMLREFMHQQQLPSQLLSQPNGERQLTDLMHLGEILQQQSLEIVGEHALLHWLGDQINNVGQENQEQQLRLESDNNLVQIVTIHKSKGLEYNLVFLPFICSARSAKEPIYHQDDKCVVDLTFDSDSIAAADKERLAEDLRLFYVAITRAVHHAWLGFAPVKSGVANKAKTTDLHKTAVGYLYLGSEETNASALKTRLEEISAQHSQISLCLPPLEAMPRYQQQEVTNETLVARHFEGEIENNYWITSYSALSKSSHSHNEQDIDASVESLVIDWEEALANVDANPLEQMVEQSVFSFPRGADAGTFLHTLFEEIDFSEQNPQVFSDKVSELLAQSEFDEDWQPILLKLIDDVLNTPLVQRESECQLPPNFTLSMLTMQDKQVEMEFFMPIESLNAGQLNRCLAKHDPLSKQGAPLGFSDVKGMLKGFIDLVFIADGKYYVLDYKSNHLGDERSDYSMDAMTNMMIDHRYDFQYQLYSLALHRLLKSRMADYDFETHFGGVFYLFVRGMDKTSDGGEGIFYNRPSKAFIEELDALFNADTIDAGALS; translated from the coding sequence ATGACTAACATTAGCACTCAAAACATTAGTAATAAAAATACTAGCACTCAAAATACGCCTCAGCAGTTAAATGTGATGAGTCTGCCTTTGGTAGGAGAACGTTTGATTGAGGCCTCCGCAGGTACAGGTAAAACCTACACCATCGCAGGACTTTATCTACGACTATTACTTGGGCATGGCGGGGATAATGCGCATCCAAGACCCTTGTCTGTTGATGAAATCTTGGTAGTGACCTTTACTGAAGCTGCGACCAGTGAATTAAGAGATCGCATTCGCTCGCGCATAGTGCAAACGCGGCAAGCTTTTATTGCAGGATTTAGCGACGATCCTTTAATTAGCCAATTACTCGACAGTGTCGTTGATCACAAACAAGCAGAACAATTGCTGCTCAACGCCGTAAGGCAAATGGATGAGGCGGCAATTTTCACCATTCACGGTTTTTGTCAGCGCATGTTAAAAGAGCATGCGTTTGAATCTGGCAGTTACTTTGAAACCGAGTTTATTACTGAGCAAGCTGATATTAGAACACAAGCGATTGAAGATTTTTGGCGTGAGCATTTTTATCACACCAATAGCGCTAGTGACTTTATGTTGGCCAAGCTGGTGGCAAGTTTGTATCAATCGCCGCAAGATTTATTGCGAGATATTACTCGTTATCTTACCGATCCTTATTTGCAGTTTAATGCACCGCTGAGCCAAACGTCGTTAACGCAATCTCTCGATAGTATTATCAGCGAAATCGATAGCTTTAAATCGAAATGGCTCGCTGCTTATGGCGAAATCGCTACCCACCTGAAAGAATCAGGGGTTGATAAGCGAAGTTATAGCACTCGCAATTTACCCAAATGGCTTGATGAAGTGACCGATTGGGCGCAGCAGCAAACAACGTCGATAATCTTGCCAAAATCGTTAGAAAAATTTGATAGCGCAATTTTGGTGGAGAAAACTAAAAAGGGCGCTGCGCCATCGCTACCTATTTTTGATGATGTACATAAATTTCGCCAAACCGATGTCGATCTCAAGCCCGCTATTTTAGCCAAGGCGATTCATTACACCAGAGCCCATGTTACCGCCCATAAAAAGCAGCAATCGCTGATGTCGTTTGATGATTTGTTGGTGAATTTAAGTAGTGCATTGGACCATCAAGTTAGCCCACAAGCGGAAACGCTGGCGAGTAAAATTCGCACCCAGTATCCGCTGGCGATGATTGATGAGTTTCAAGATACTGATTTAATGCAGTATCAGATTTTTAGTACTATTTATGGCCAACAAGCCGCTGCAGGCTTATTGATGATTGGCGATCCCAAGCAGGCGATTTATAGCTTTCGCGGCGCCGATATCTTTACCTACATTAAAGCCCGTAATAGCGTTGAAAATCATTACACCCTCGGCACAAACTATCGCTCGACACCGGATATGGTGGCTGCGACAAATGCCTTGTTTGAGCAAGCTGAGGCTCCTTTTATATATCGTGATGACATCGGATTTTCCGCGGTAAAATCTGTGCCAACGGCGACGACTTTTACCATTGATGACAAGCCGCAAGGCGCTATTTCTCAGTGGCTAGTCGACGGAGAGGACACCTTATCTAACGGTGATTATCAAGCAAAGATGGCACTCGCTTGCGCCAATCAAATCAATGACATTTTGACAAAAGCCAATCACGGCCATGCTGGATTTGAAAAAGATGGTGAACTACGCCCCGTAAAAGCCAGCGATATTGCGGTGTTAGTTCGCACCGGACGCGAAGCGCAAATGGTGAAAGAGCAATTGTCAAAGCAAGGTATTGCCAGTGTCTATTTATCCAATCGCGATAGTATTTTTGCCAGCAGCTTGGTACAAGACTGCGCCAGATTACTGCACGCCATTGCCAATCCTAATGACGGGCGCGCTATTCGCAGTGCCATGGCCACGCCATTGATGGCGCAATCCCTGCTTCAATTGGAGCGTCTTAACAATGATGAACAAGCGTGGCAGCAACTTGTCGATGAGTGTCATTATTATTTAGGGCGCTGGCAGCGTGTTGGCGTGCTAGCCATGCTGCGGGAATTTATGCATCAGCAACAATTGCCGAGTCAGTTATTGTCACAGCCAAATGGTGAGCGGCAATTGACGGACTTGATGCACCTTGGTGAAATTCTTCAGCAACAAAGTCTTGAGATTGTTGGCGAACATGCCTTGCTCCATTGGCTTGGCGATCAAATTAACAATGTGGGACAAGAAAACCAAGAGCAGCAATTGCGTCTTGAGTCTGACAATAACTTGGTGCAAATAGTCACCATACACAAATCTAAAGGCTTGGAATACAACTTGGTATTCTTGCCATTTATTTGTAGTGCCCGCAGCGCCAAAGAGCCAATTTATCACCAAGACGATAAATGCGTGGTGGACTTAACGTTTGACAGTGACTCCATTGCCGCTGCAGATAAAGAGCGTTTGGCAGAGGACTTACGCTTGTTTTACGTTGCCATCACCCGCGCTGTGCATCACGCATGGCTGGGTTTTGCGCCAGTGAAAAGCGGTGTCGCCAATAAAGCCAAAACCACAGATCTTCATAAAACCGCAGTTGGCTATTTGTATCTCGGCAGTGAGGAGACAAATGCAAGCGCGTTAAAAACACGGCTTGAAGAAATTAGTGCGCAACATTCGCAAATTAGCCTTTGTCTGCCGCCGCTAGAGGCTATGCCGCGTTATCAGCAACAAGAAGTAACTAATGAAACTTTAGTTGCGCGACATTTTGAAGGCGAGATTGAAAATAATTATTGGATCACCAGTTATTCGGCACTGTCGAAATCCAGCCATAGTCACAACGAACAAGATATTGATGCTAGCGTTGAGAGCTTGGTTATCGATTGGGAAGAAGCCTTGGCTAACGTTGATGCCAATCCGCTAGAGCAAATGGTGGAGCAATCGGTGTTTAGCTTTCCGCGGGGCGCTGATGCGGGTACTTTCTTACACACCTTGTTCGAAGAAATTGATTTTAGTGAACAAAATCCACAGGTATTTAGCGACAAGGTCTCTGAGCTGTTAGCACAAAGTGAGTTTGATGAAGACTGGCAGCCGATTTTATTAAAGCTGATTGATGATGTGCTTAATACGCCGCTCGTTCAAAGAGAGAGTGAGTGCCAATTGCCGCCAAACTTTACCTTGTCGATGCTGACGATGCAGGATAAACAAGTAGAGATGGAGTTTTTTATGCCGATTGAATCCCTCAACGCTGGGCAACTCAATCGCTGTTTGGCTAAACACGATCCTTTGTCTAAACAAGGCGCGCCACTGGGATTTAGCGATGTTAAAGGCATGCTAAAAGGCTTTATCGATTTGGTATTTATTGCCGATGGCAAATACTACGTGCTCGATTACAAATCCAATCACCTTGGCGATGAGCGCAGTGATTATTCAATGGATGCGATGACGAATATGATGATAGATCACCGCTACGATTTTCAATATCAGCTCTACAGTCTAGCGCTGCATCGTTTACTCAAATCGCGCATGGCTGATTATGACTTTGAAACCCACTTTGGCGGCGTATTTTATCTGTTTGTAAGAGGCATGGATAAAACCAGTGATGGCGGTGAAGGAATTTTCTATAACCGACCATCAAAAGCCTTTATCGAAGAGCTCGATGCATTGTTTAACGCCGATACAATAGACGCAGGTGCCTTGTCATGA